From Silurus meridionalis isolate SWU-2019-XX chromosome 14, ASM1480568v1, whole genome shotgun sequence, a single genomic window includes:
- the cyth1a gene encoding cytohesin-1a isoform X2, translating to MVLKSEDGVVPDDLTPEEQQELENIRRRKQELLEDIQRLKDEIAEVTSEIENLGSTEERKNMQRNKQVAMGRKKFNMDPKKGIQFLIENDLLKNTSDDIAQFLYKGEGLNKTAIGDYLGERDELNLKVLHAFVELHEFTDLNLVQALRQFLWSFRLPGEAQKIDRMMEAFAQRYCQCNPGVFQSTDTCYILSFAIIMLNTSLHNPNVKDKPTVERFISMNRGINDGGDLPEELLRNLYESIKNEPFKIPEDDGNDLTHTFFNPDREGWLLKLGGGRVKTWKRRWFILTDNCLYYFEYTTDKEPRGIIPLENLSIREVEDKKPNCFELFIPDNKDQVIKACKTEADGRVVEGNHTFYRISAPTTEEKDEWMNSIKAAISRDPFYEMLAARKKKVSSMKRH from the exons CGTTTAAAGGATGAGATAGCCGAGGTGACCAGCGAGATTGAGAACCTGGGCTCCACTGAGGAGAG gAAAAACATGCAGAGGAACAAGCAGGTGGCAATGGGCCGCAAGAAGTTCAACATGGACCCTAAGAAG GGGATTCAGTTCCTGATTGAAAATGATCTTTTGAAGAACACCAGCGATGACATTGCTCAGTTCCTCTACAAGGGCGAGGGCCTGAACAAGACAGCAATTGGGGACTACCTCGGAGAGAG gGATGAGTTGAACCTCAAGGTGCTGCATGCGTTTGTGGAGTTGCACGAGTTCACAGATCTGAACCTTGTTCAAGCTCTCAG GCAATTTCTTTGGAGCTTTAGACTGCCAGGCGAGGCACAGAAGATTGATCGGATgatggaggcttttgcccagcGCTACTGCCAATGCAACCCGGGAGTCTTCCAGTccaccg ACACGTGCTACATCCTCTCCTTCGCCATCATCATGCTGAACACCAGCCTTCACAACCCCAATGTCAAAGACAAGCCCACCGTGGAGCGCTTCATCTCCATGAACAGAGGCATCAATGACGGTGGTGACCTACCAGAGGAGCTGCTACGA AACCTGTATGAAAGCATCAAGAACGAGCCTTTTAAAATCCCAGAGGATGACGGCaatgacctcacacacacattcttcaacCCTGATCGGGAAGGCTGGCTCCTGAAACTGGG AGGTGGACGCGTCAAAACCTGGAAAAGACGATGGTTCATTCTCACAGACAATTGCCTTTACTACTTTGAGTACACTACA GACAAAGAACCCAGAGGAATCATTCCTTTGGAAAACCTGAGTATCCGAGAAGTGGAGGACAAGAAACCG AACTGCTTTGAGCTCTTCATCCCAGACAATAAGGATCAGGTGATTAAGGCGTGTAAGACAGAGGCAGATGGACGTGTGGTGGAGGGCAACCACACATTTTACCGCATCTCTGCTCCCACCACTGAGGAGAAGGACGAGTGGATGAACAGCATCAA AGCGGCGATCAGCCGAGACCCGTTCTACGAAATGCTGGCTGCCAGGAAAAAGAAAGTCTCCTCTATGAAAAGGCACTAA
- the cyth1a gene encoding cytohesin-1a isoform X3 produces MEAESHVPDDLTPEEQQELENIRRRKQELLEDIQRLKDEIAEVTSEIENLGSTEERKNMQRNKQVAMGRKKFNMDPKKGIQFLIENDLLKNTSDDIAQFLYKGEGLNKTAIGDYLGERDELNLKVLHAFVELHEFTDLNLVQALRQFLWSFRLPGEAQKIDRMMEAFAQRYCQCNPGVFQSTDTCYILSFAIIMLNTSLHNPNVKDKPTVERFISMNRGINDGGDLPEELLRNLYESIKNEPFKIPEDDGNDLTHTFFNPDREGWLLKLGGGRVKTWKRRWFILTDNCLYYFEYTTDKEPRGIIPLENLSIREVEDKKPNCFELFIPDNKDQVIKACKTEADGRVVEGNHTFYRISAPTTEEKDEWMNSIKAAISRDPFYEMLAARKKKVSSMKRH; encoded by the exons CGTTTAAAGGATGAGATAGCCGAGGTGACCAGCGAGATTGAGAACCTGGGCTCCACTGAGGAGAG gAAAAACATGCAGAGGAACAAGCAGGTGGCAATGGGCCGCAAGAAGTTCAACATGGACCCTAAGAAG GGGATTCAGTTCCTGATTGAAAATGATCTTTTGAAGAACACCAGCGATGACATTGCTCAGTTCCTCTACAAGGGCGAGGGCCTGAACAAGACAGCAATTGGGGACTACCTCGGAGAGAG gGATGAGTTGAACCTCAAGGTGCTGCATGCGTTTGTGGAGTTGCACGAGTTCACAGATCTGAACCTTGTTCAAGCTCTCAG GCAATTTCTTTGGAGCTTTAGACTGCCAGGCGAGGCACAGAAGATTGATCGGATgatggaggcttttgcccagcGCTACTGCCAATGCAACCCGGGAGTCTTCCAGTccaccg ACACGTGCTACATCCTCTCCTTCGCCATCATCATGCTGAACACCAGCCTTCACAACCCCAATGTCAAAGACAAGCCCACCGTGGAGCGCTTCATCTCCATGAACAGAGGCATCAATGACGGTGGTGACCTACCAGAGGAGCTGCTACGA AACCTGTATGAAAGCATCAAGAACGAGCCTTTTAAAATCCCAGAGGATGACGGCaatgacctcacacacacattcttcaacCCTGATCGGGAAGGCTGGCTCCTGAAACTGGG AGGTGGACGCGTCAAAACCTGGAAAAGACGATGGTTCATTCTCACAGACAATTGCCTTTACTACTTTGAGTACACTACA GACAAAGAACCCAGAGGAATCATTCCTTTGGAAAACCTGAGTATCCGAGAAGTGGAGGACAAGAAACCG AACTGCTTTGAGCTCTTCATCCCAGACAATAAGGATCAGGTGATTAAGGCGTGTAAGACAGAGGCAGATGGACGTGTGGTGGAGGGCAACCACACATTTTACCGCATCTCTGCTCCCACCACTGAGGAGAAGGACGAGTGGATGAACAGCATCAA AGCGGCGATCAGCCGAGACCCGTTCTACGAAATGCTGGCTGCCAGGAAAAAGAAAGTCTCCTCTATGAAAAGGCACTAA
- the cyth1a gene encoding cytohesin-1a isoform X4, with translation MQRNKQVAMGRKKFNMDPKKGIQFLIENDLLKNTSDDIAQFLYKGEGLNKTAIGDYLGERDELNLKVLHAFVELHEFTDLNLVQALRQFLWSFRLPGEAQKIDRMMEAFAQRYCQCNPGVFQSTDTCYILSFAIIMLNTSLHNPNVKDKPTVERFISMNRGINDGGDLPEELLRNLYESIKNEPFKIPEDDGNDLTHTFFNPDREGWLLKLGGGRVKTWKRRWFILTDNCLYYFEYTTDKEPRGIIPLENLSIREVEDKKPNCFELFIPDNKDQVIKACKTEADGRVVEGNHTFYRISAPTTEEKDEWMNSIKAAISRDPFYEMLAARKKKVSSMKRH, from the exons ATGCAGAGGAACAAGCAGGTGGCAATGGGCCGCAAGAAGTTCAACATGGACCCTAAGAAG GGGATTCAGTTCCTGATTGAAAATGATCTTTTGAAGAACACCAGCGATGACATTGCTCAGTTCCTCTACAAGGGCGAGGGCCTGAACAAGACAGCAATTGGGGACTACCTCGGAGAGAG gGATGAGTTGAACCTCAAGGTGCTGCATGCGTTTGTGGAGTTGCACGAGTTCACAGATCTGAACCTTGTTCAAGCTCTCAG GCAATTTCTTTGGAGCTTTAGACTGCCAGGCGAGGCACAGAAGATTGATCGGATgatggaggcttttgcccagcGCTACTGCCAATGCAACCCGGGAGTCTTCCAGTccaccg ACACGTGCTACATCCTCTCCTTCGCCATCATCATGCTGAACACCAGCCTTCACAACCCCAATGTCAAAGACAAGCCCACCGTGGAGCGCTTCATCTCCATGAACAGAGGCATCAATGACGGTGGTGACCTACCAGAGGAGCTGCTACGA AACCTGTATGAAAGCATCAAGAACGAGCCTTTTAAAATCCCAGAGGATGACGGCaatgacctcacacacacattcttcaacCCTGATCGGGAAGGCTGGCTCCTGAAACTGGG AGGTGGACGCGTCAAAACCTGGAAAAGACGATGGTTCATTCTCACAGACAATTGCCTTTACTACTTTGAGTACACTACA GACAAAGAACCCAGAGGAATCATTCCTTTGGAAAACCTGAGTATCCGAGAAGTGGAGGACAAGAAACCG AACTGCTTTGAGCTCTTCATCCCAGACAATAAGGATCAGGTGATTAAGGCGTGTAAGACAGAGGCAGATGGACGTGTGGTGGAGGGCAACCACACATTTTACCGCATCTCTGCTCCCACCACTGAGGAGAAGGACGAGTGGATGAACAGCATCAA AGCGGCGATCAGCCGAGACCCGTTCTACGAAATGCTGGCTGCCAGGAAAAAGAAAGTCTCCTCTATGAAAAGGCACTAA